The proteins below are encoded in one region of Manis pentadactyla isolate mManPen7 chromosome 2, mManPen7.hap1, whole genome shotgun sequence:
- the ID2 gene encoding DNA-binding protein inhibitor ID-2 — protein MKAFSPVRSVRKNSLSDHSLGISRSKTPVDDPMSLLYNMNDCYSKLKELVPSIPQNKKVSKMEILQHVIDYILDLQIALDSHPTIVSLHHQRPGQSQASRTPLTTLNTDISILSLQASEFPSELMSNDSKALCG, from the exons ATGAAAGCCTTCAGTCCAGTGAGGTCCGTTAGGAAAAACAGCCTTTCGGACCACAGCCTGGGCATCTCCCGGAGCAAGACCCCGGTGGACGACCCGATGAGCCTGCTGTACAACATGAACGACTGCTACTCTAAGCTGAAGGAGCTGGTGCCCAGCATCCCCCAGAACAAGAAGGTGAGCAAGATGGAGATCCTGCAGCACGTCATAGACTACATCTTGGACCTGCAGATCGCCCTGGACTCGCACCCCACTATTGTGAGCCTGCACCACCAGCGACCCGGGCAGAGCCAAGCGTCCAGGACGCCGCTGACCACCCTGAACACGGACATCAGCATCCTGTCCTTGCAG GCTTCTGAATTCCCTTCTGAGTTAATGTCAAATGACAGCAAAGCGCTCTGTGGCTGA